GGGCTAATTTGTATAGTTTATTATCAATGGTAATTGTAGCAACGCCATCTATTATTTGAATATAGTTATCAAAAGGAAGTGTTTTTTCTACCAATTCTTCTCCTGCTGCAAAGGCAGAGACTGTTATATTGCCAGTATCTTTCTTTAAAATAATTCTGTTTAGTACCGAGTTGGGCATATACTCAATGATTTCAACAATGAAATGAATTTCCTTTTTATTCATTTCGCTGGCATCAGGTATATTTTTGTGTTTATCCATTTATTTGACAATTTGTTATCAGGCATATGGCCTGTTATTTAACAATATTTGTACAGTAAACAATTCCTGGCAGTGCTATGGTTATAAATAGTGGGTTGCTGATTTATATTTAATAATTTTTCAGGACAAATTGGAAGAATCATTTTCCAGTATTTTCTTCTTTTCCTGGTACTCAGTATTAGTGATTTGACCAAGTGCAAACCGCCTTTTTAGAATATCGAGTGGCGCCTCTCTCTTTCTTCGCTGCCCGGGAATATCGTAAGGGATAGCGAATATCCAGA
This Chitinophaga sancti DNA region includes the following protein-coding sequences:
- a CDS encoding cupin domain-containing protein, coding for MDKHKNIPDASEMNKKEIHFIVEIIEYMPNSVLNRIILKKDTGNITVSAFAAGEELVEKTLPFDNYIQIIDGVATITIDNKLYKLAQGQGIIIPAHSTHCFSADEQFKMISTIIKSGYED
- a CDS encoding SHOCT domain-containing protein, which translates into the protein MFYDGYHFWGMHLVWWFVWMIFIFWIFAIPYDIPGQRRKREAPLDILKRRFALGQITNTEYQEKKKILENDSSNLS